From a single Sphingobium lignivorans genomic region:
- a CDS encoding PQQ-dependent sugar dehydrogenase, whose product MNARKTVGLACTFSLMLLACSGVSTPGDAQTNAMPSGDGAAGKETEQPFTITEVGTFDSPWSMAFLPDGKILVTQKQGAIILFDPASGAKRTLSGTPPVVSAGQGAMMDIVLAPDFATSRKIYFSYSEAGEGKTNGAALATATLDEAGAALKDMKVIFRAEPYIESGAHWSGRIAFSPDRKYLFFTNGERAKFDPSQDPKSTLGKVLRLNLDGTPAAGNPLADKGFHPAIWSYGQRNLTGIAFDRDGRLWEVEMGPLGGDELNLVKPGANYGWPVRSYGDHYDKRPIPDHTEDDGFVKPKLYWNPSLAPASMAYYDADLFPAWKNSLFITGLSGMALARISLDGEKATKADHWKMGMRLRNVRVGPDGALWLLQDGPNGKMLKLTPKG is encoded by the coding sequence ATGAATGCCCGCAAGACCGTCGGCCTCGCCTGCACTTTCTCGCTCATGCTGCTTGCCTGCTCGGGCGTCTCCACCCCCGGCGACGCGCAGACGAACGCCATGCCGTCCGGCGACGGGGCAGCCGGAAAAGAGACCGAACAGCCCTTCACCATCACGGAGGTCGGCACGTTCGATTCGCCCTGGTCGATGGCGTTCCTGCCCGACGGCAAGATCCTGGTGACGCAGAAGCAGGGCGCGATCATATTGTTCGATCCGGCGAGCGGCGCCAAGCGGACGCTGTCCGGCACGCCCCCGGTGGTCAGCGCCGGTCAGGGTGCGATGATGGACATCGTGCTGGCCCCCGACTTCGCAACCAGCCGCAAGATCTACTTCAGCTATTCCGAGGCAGGCGAAGGCAAGACCAACGGCGCGGCGCTCGCCACCGCGACGCTGGACGAGGCCGGGGCCGCGCTGAAGGACATGAAAGTGATCTTCCGCGCGGAGCCCTATATCGAGAGCGGCGCCCACTGGTCGGGCCGCATCGCCTTCTCGCCGGACCGGAAATATCTGTTCTTCACCAATGGCGAGCGCGCGAAGTTCGATCCCTCGCAGGACCCCAAGTCCACGCTCGGCAAGGTGCTGCGCCTCAACCTGGATGGGACGCCCGCGGCAGGCAACCCGCTGGCGGACAAGGGCTTCCATCCCGCGATCTGGTCCTATGGCCAGCGCAACCTCACCGGCATCGCGTTCGATCGCGACGGGCGGCTCTGGGAAGTCGAGATGGGCCCGCTCGGCGGCGACGAGCTCAATCTGGTGAAGCCGGGCGCCAATTATGGCTGGCCGGTCCGCTCTTATGGCGACCATTATGACAAGCGCCCGATCCCCGATCACACCGAGGATGACGGCTTCGTGAAGCCCAAGCTCTACTGGAACCCGTCGCTCGCGCCGGCGTCCATGGCCTATTATGACGCGGACCTGTTCCCCGCCTGGAAGAACTCGCTCTTCATCACCGGCCTCTCCGGCATGGCGCTGGCCCGCATCTCGCTCGATGGCGAGAAGGCGACCAAGGCCGATCACTGGAAGATGGGCATGCGCCTGCGCAATGTGCGCGTGGGGCCGGACGGCGCGCTGTGGCTGCTGCAGGACGGCCCCAACGGCAAGATGCTCAAGCTGACACCCAAAGGCTGA
- a CDS encoding winged helix-turn-helix domain-containing protein, protein MSEEMTLEEELRYHQLAELLRCAAEAVSTARSLLEQTRYAISPFALDAFAATAPLESFSTFLKRQQEAAGAAPPAGLPPAIPPRPNGAWRDVLWHGHVPERICECLPPVGLACARVLLRLMEEPGRPVPVRELGAAAGTRSSSTSVVKVYICRLRSALARQGISPAVIETVSRSYRLRPDGLVSLSQLLAVRRPAA, encoded by the coding sequence ATGAGCGAGGAGATGACGCTGGAGGAAGAACTGCGCTATCATCAACTCGCCGAGCTGCTGCGTTGCGCGGCGGAGGCGGTTTCCACTGCGCGCAGTCTCCTCGAGCAGACCCGCTATGCGATCTCGCCTTTCGCCCTGGATGCCTTCGCGGCGACGGCCCCGCTGGAATCCTTCTCGACATTCCTCAAGCGGCAGCAGGAGGCGGCGGGCGCAGCACCGCCCGCCGGCCTGCCGCCTGCCATCCCGCCCCGGCCGAACGGAGCGTGGCGGGATGTGCTGTGGCACGGCCATGTGCCCGAGCGAATCTGCGAATGCCTGCCGCCCGTCGGCCTTGCCTGCGCGCGCGTGCTGCTCCGGCTGATGGAGGAACCGGGGCGCCCGGTGCCGGTCCGGGAGCTTGGCGCCGCCGCCGGAACGCGGTCGAGCTCCACGAGCGTCGTCAAGGTCTATATCTGCCGCCTTCGCAGCGCCCTGGCGCGGCAGGGCATTTCTCCAGCCGTGATCGAGACGGTCTCGCGCAGCTACAGGCTGCGGCCGGACGGGCTGGTGTCGCTCAGTCAGCTGCTCGCGGTGCGACGGCCGGCCGCCTGA
- a CDS encoding phytase gives MRYGAGIGGALLASLLTLSACAEREMPLAARIANALPAASVTARGETEPVGTANADAADDPAIWRNAADPAASLIVGTDKKAGLYVYGLDGKRRDFLDAGRVNNVDLKDGVMIRGAPGVLVVASDRNDPAQAKLALFRLDTAAAKLIALGTLDGGAGEAYGICLGRDAAGLSAFIVLKDGTINQVMIDAAGAAPTGRIVRTMKLGSQAEGCAVDDRTGRLYVAEEDVGLWRFGASPTAPVEPVKVAAADGRQIVADAEGVALVPEGDEGGYVIVSSQGDNAYTLYSLPDERYVGRFRIVDGTVGGAQETDGIEFMAGDFGPEFPGGLFIAQDGPNGAQAQNFKLVAWADIVAALGLE, from the coding sequence ATGAGATACGGGGCCGGGATCGGCGGGGCGCTGCTGGCATCGCTGCTGACGCTTTCCGCCTGCGCGGAGCGGGAAATGCCGCTGGCGGCGCGCATCGCCAATGCGCTGCCTGCTGCCTCCGTCACCGCGCGCGGCGAGACCGAGCCGGTCGGCACCGCGAATGCCGATGCGGCGGACGATCCCGCGATCTGGCGCAATGCTGCCGATCCGGCCGCCAGCCTCATCGTCGGCACGGACAAGAAGGCCGGCCTCTATGTCTATGGGCTGGATGGCAAGCGCCGCGACTTTCTCGACGCAGGGCGCGTCAACAATGTCGACCTCAAGGACGGCGTCATGATCCGCGGCGCGCCCGGCGTGCTGGTGGTGGCGAGCGACCGCAACGACCCCGCGCAGGCGAAGCTGGCGCTGTTCCGGCTCGATACCGCGGCGGCGAAGCTGATCGCGCTCGGCACGCTCGATGGCGGCGCGGGCGAAGCCTATGGCATCTGCCTCGGGCGCGATGCCGCCGGTCTATCCGCCTTCATCGTGCTCAAGGACGGCACGATCAATCAGGTGATGATCGATGCCGCCGGTGCCGCGCCCACGGGGCGGATCGTGCGCACGATGAAGCTCGGCAGTCAGGCGGAAGGCTGCGCGGTCGATGATCGCACGGGCCGGCTCTATGTCGCGGAGGAGGATGTGGGGCTCTGGCGCTTCGGCGCGTCCCCCACGGCCCCCGTGGAGCCGGTGAAAGTCGCGGCGGCCGATGGCCGGCAGATCGTGGCGGATGCCGAAGGCGTCGCGCTTGTGCCGGAGGGGGATGAGGGCGGCTATGTCATCGTCTCCAGCCAGGGCGACAATGCCTATACGCTCTACAGCCTGCCGGACGAGCGCTATGTCGGCCGCTTCCGGATCGTGGACGGCACGGTTGGCGGCGCGCAGGAAACGGACGGCATCGAGTTCATGGCGGGCGATTTCGGCCCGGAATTTCCCGGCGGGCTGTTCATTGCGCAGGATGGCCCGAATGGCGCGCAGGCGCAGAATTTCAAGCTGGTGGCCTGGGCCGACATCGTGGCTGCGTTGGGGCTGGAATAG
- a CDS encoding invasion associated locus B family protein, producing the protein MQPALALLAFGLLLARPVPALAADAPTVVAAVHGDWSVLCFADPRVVPACEIAQLARNRGASGTYVAQFSLSCMGAHGPCGVQLLLPPDVDPAEKVLVVLKEEGQPLLVPVSDCTAASCMAAGSLPAAVLDGLEASAACRFEYRDRRGSAQAIPVSLKGFEAAMAEMLLRNGAGDGVSDADADQPLEKNP; encoded by the coding sequence TTGCAGCCCGCGCTCGCGCTTCTTGCGTTCGGGTTGCTCCTTGCCCGACCGGTGCCGGCCCTCGCAGCGGACGCCCCTACCGTCGTGGCGGCCGTCCACGGTGACTGGTCGGTCCTCTGCTTCGCCGACCCCCGGGTCGTCCCGGCCTGCGAGATCGCACAGCTCGCGCGGAACCGTGGGGCCTCCGGCACTTATGTCGCTCAGTTCAGCCTCTCGTGCATGGGGGCGCACGGGCCGTGCGGCGTGCAGCTGCTTTTGCCGCCTGATGTCGATCCGGCGGAAAAGGTGCTGGTCGTCCTCAAGGAAGAAGGGCAGCCGCTCCTTGTCCCGGTCTCGGATTGCACGGCTGCGTCCTGCATGGCTGCCGGCTCGCTCCCTGCCGCCGTGCTCGATGGACTGGAAGCGTCGGCAGCCTGCCGGTTCGAATATCGGGACCGGCGCGGCAGCGCGCAGGCCATTCCGGTCAGCCTGAAGGGCTTCGAGGCGGCAATGGCCGAGATGCTGCTTCGCAATGGCGCGGGTGATGGCGTCAGTGATGCCGATGCCGATCAGCCTCTGGAGAAGAACCCATGA
- the rimP gene encoding ribosome maturation protein RimP → MSDVDQTVEAQIAQIVEPEAKALGFDLVRVLLFGKGDDRTLQIMAERPDTRQLTIDDCADLSRRVSDRLDALEEEGRDPIEGGYRLEVSSPGIDRPLTRLKDYVDWAGHEARAHFVEPIEGGRKQVKAVIAGVDGETVLFDDPKSGRIAIPFSIIASAKLILTDALISATVPLSTEGADDIVTQEQED, encoded by the coding sequence ATGTCGGACGTCGACCAGACTGTCGAAGCGCAGATCGCGCAGATCGTGGAGCCGGAGGCAAAGGCCCTCGGTTTCGATCTCGTGCGCGTGCTGCTGTTCGGCAAGGGCGACGATCGCACGCTCCAGATCATGGCCGAGCGGCCGGACACGCGCCAGCTCACCATCGATGATTGCGCCGACCTTTCCCGCCGCGTCTCGGACCGGCTGGACGCGCTGGAAGAAGAAGGGCGCGACCCGATCGAGGGCGGCTATCGGCTGGAAGTCAGTTCGCCGGGCATCGACCGTCCGCTCACGCGGCTGAAGGATTATGTCGACTGGGCGGGCCATGAGGCGCGCGCCCATTTCGTCGAGCCGATCGAGGGCGGGCGCAAGCAGGTCAAGGCGGTGATCGCGGGCGTGGACGGGGAAACCGTCCTGTTCGACGATCCCAAGTCCGGGCGCATCGCCATCCCCTTTTCCATCATCGCGAGCGCCAAGCTGATACTGACGGACGCGCTGATTTCTGCTACTGTGCCGCTCTCGACCGAGGGGGCGGACGACATCGTTACCCAGGAACAGGAAGACTGA
- a CDS encoding invasion associated locus B family protein: MNRYSSMSLVMAAAILLLAPAQAAEPAESRAQHGDWTLLCSPRDGLPPCELAQAVTDRAGGKPVMRLSIAYGGRDDRYGVQFEVPTGIFVQGDVPVRLGEGQPLPGFRVTRCEATGCFIDRIMARKELDPFYGSEKGAIALRTSAGEPMVIPLSFKGFADGMRAMEERNRTWAKGKGGKADAAPSRP, from the coding sequence ATGAATCGATATTCTTCCATGTCCCTCGTCATGGCCGCAGCGATCCTGCTCCTTGCACCGGCGCAAGCCGCCGAGCCCGCGGAAAGCCGCGCGCAGCATGGCGACTGGACTCTCCTATGTTCGCCGCGGGACGGGTTGCCGCCTTGCGAGCTGGCGCAGGCAGTCACCGATCGGGCAGGGGGCAAGCCGGTCATGCGCCTGTCGATCGCTTATGGCGGCAGGGACGATCGCTATGGCGTCCAGTTCGAGGTGCCGACCGGCATCTTCGTGCAAGGCGACGTGCCGGTGCGTCTGGGCGAGGGGCAGCCTTTGCCCGGCTTCCGCGTCACCCGGTGCGAGGCGACGGGCTGCTTCATCGACCGGATCATGGCGCGAAAGGAGCTCGATCCTTTCTACGGCAGCGAGAAAGGCGCGATCGCGTTGAGGACCAGCGCTGGCGAACCGATGGTGATCCCGCTGTCCTTCAAGGGCTTCGCTGACGGGATGCGGGCGATGGAGGAGCGCAACCGGACCTGGGCGAAAGGCAAGGGTGGCAAGGCCGATGCCGCGCCGTCCCGGCCGTGA
- a CDS encoding purple acid phosphatase family protein, with protein sequence MSRSGLSFRRVFLPALLLGASFAAQAEAPLPRSAGTPYAPRTLPDRIVLTPGADPSREMAVAFRTDLLQGTAEAEIGPAVDGPTLGEKAVRLTGTSRRIESSNGPALYHQLRFTGLTPDTAYAYRVKGSAGWSEWLQFHTAAQEPRPFRFMYLGDIQNGILTYASRVIRQGFHANGGIALVLHAGDLVAQRDDLDHDDEWGEWNQAGGYNYAIVPQVPATGNHEYVDVPAAEGKESRALGPYWPVQFALPGNGAAGVKATTYFIDYQGVRFIVLDGTSAIDLGTMAAQTRWLDETLASSKARWNVVLFHQPVFTCARPNDTAQIKAAWKPVFDARKVDLVLQGHDHCYSRLTNEAGSAAGIAARAGGAVQGPVYLVSVTGSKMYGLNDRAATQPDKVAEATELYQIVDVAGDRLKFRTFTASGKLYDGFDLERRADGNHLVETDEPTIARRTCTGNVGPDGGACVARSK encoded by the coding sequence ATGTCACGATCCGGTCTTTCGTTCAGGCGGGTGTTTCTGCCGGCGCTGCTGCTGGGCGCATCCTTCGCGGCGCAGGCCGAAGCGCCGCTTCCCCGGTCCGCCGGCACGCCCTATGCGCCGCGCACCCTGCCGGACCGGATCGTGCTGACGCCGGGCGCGGACCCCAGCCGGGAAATGGCGGTCGCTTTCCGCACGGACCTGCTGCAGGGCACGGCCGAAGCCGAGATCGGGCCGGCCGTGGATGGCCCGACGCTGGGCGAAAAGGCCGTGCGCCTGACCGGCACCAGCCGCCGGATCGAGAGCAGCAATGGCCCCGCGCTTTATCATCAGCTGCGCTTCACGGGCCTGACACCGGACACCGCTTATGCCTATCGGGTGAAGGGCAGCGCGGGATGGAGCGAGTGGCTGCAATTCCACACCGCCGCGCAGGAGCCCCGGCCCTTCCGCTTCATGTATCTGGGCGATATCCAGAACGGCATCCTCACTTATGCTTCGCGCGTCATCCGGCAGGGCTTCCATGCGAATGGCGGCATCGCGCTGGTGCTTCATGCCGGCGATCTCGTCGCCCAGCGCGACGACCTCGATCATGACGATGAGTGGGGCGAGTGGAATCAGGCGGGCGGCTATAATTATGCCATCGTCCCGCAGGTGCCGGCCACCGGCAATCACGAATATGTCGACGTCCCGGCTGCCGAGGGCAAGGAAAGCCGCGCGCTCGGTCCTTACTGGCCGGTGCAGTTCGCGCTGCCGGGCAATGGCGCGGCGGGCGTGAAGGCGACCACCTATTTCATCGATTATCAGGGCGTGCGCTTCATCGTGCTGGATGGCACCTCGGCGATCGACCTTGGGACGATGGCGGCACAGACCCGCTGGCTGGATGAGACGCTCGCCAGCAGCAAGGCGCGCTGGAACGTGGTGCTGTTCCACCAGCCGGTGTTCACATGCGCGCGGCCGAACGACACGGCGCAGATCAAGGCCGCCTGGAAGCCGGTGTTCGATGCCCGCAAGGTGGATCTGGTCCTGCAGGGCCATGACCATTGCTACAGCCGGCTGACCAACGAGGCCGGCAGCGCTGCTGGCATCGCGGCACGCGCGGGCGGCGCGGTGCAGGGGCCGGTCTATCTGGTCTCGGTGACGGGCTCGAAAATGTACGGCCTCAACGATCGGGCAGCGACGCAGCCGGACAAGGTGGCCGAGGCGACCGAGCTCTACCAGATCGTGGATGTGGCCGGCGATCGCCTCAAATTCCGCACCTTCACGGCCTCGGGCAAGCTCTACGACGGGTTCGATCTGGAGCGCCGGGCCGATGGCAATCATCTGGTCGAGACCGACGAGCCGACGATCGCGCGGCGCACCTGCACCGGCAATGTCGGCCCGGACGGCGGCGCCTGCGTGGCGCGATCCAAATGA
- a CDS encoding TonB-dependent receptor — translation MKTRVAMKLVAGLLAAASTTTVARAGELAGQVLDASGTRALQSARVVIAEINRTVETARDGSFLIPDLPAGTYTVQVSYVGAETKSETVTVPAQGRVTLNFGLSGYGPDDILVVGQAANLSSSLSRQRAADGVENVLTRDSIGQFPDQNVAESLRRLPGLNILNDQGEGRFVSVRGLDPELNAASINGTRVPAPESDVRSVALDVIPSELIESIEVKKTLTPDMDADTIGASIEINTTSAFDRKKDLFSVKLEGSYNDYADALTPKSSFDFSKRLGDNFGIAGGFSYYKRKFETDNIEAADWTESDAGVYYAEEVQYRDYDVERERIGGSLNLDWRVSDSTKLYARGLYSEFSDQEYRGDIILIMDEEPRAGTATSASFSDEDGRIEVRRRMKDRFEKQRIKSLTIGGETEAGPWKAVYAGSWSEASERENGSVDPTRFRARFDGDGVGVDFDYSNPRRPLFTITGDTDLFNDPEEYGFNELEHTVLSDSKDREYMLKGDLSRVFASAAGSFTVQGGVKARWREKSYALQSDVYDDYDGDYTLADVLGRQSYRIADLGPLPSHTGPTDFFNRNRANFELNQVDTDVASNASDYSVKEDVLAAYLLGRWDSEKVRVIGGVRMERTWNDIRAKRTQIVAEGDEYEGVEVEEDTVFVTPNRFERSYTDWLPSLALRYEPSDGLVLRLGGYKSLVRPKLSNLAPRMEINEDREVTVGNPDLAPYRAWNIDASAEWYFSKNAALTGGFFWKSIDNFVVEQRITTPGTIDGVAYTELTTYINGDTAKVKGVELSYNQLFTFLPAPFDGLLLNLNYTYTDATGTVLTDGDIADPRNIPLAASAQNTFNIVLGYEKGPLSLRAAGTYRDKYLDELGGEAEQDRYVDEHFQLDFSAKYRLTKNVRLFAEWINVTDAPYFAYQNYGNAKRILQYEAYNWTAKFGLTASF, via the coding sequence ATGAAGACTCGGGTTGCAATGAAATTGGTGGCGGGCCTGCTGGCCGCGGCTTCGACCACCACCGTGGCACGCGCGGGCGAACTGGCCGGGCAGGTGCTGGATGCATCGGGCACGCGGGCGCTCCAGTCGGCGCGCGTTGTGATCGCCGAGATCAACCGGACGGTGGAGACGGCGCGTGACGGCAGTTTCCTCATTCCCGATCTGCCGGCCGGCACCTACACGGTGCAGGTCAGCTATGTCGGCGCGGAGACGAAGAGCGAGACGGTGACGGTGCCCGCGCAGGGGCGCGTGACGCTCAACTTCGGCCTGAGCGGCTATGGCCCGGATGACATCCTCGTGGTGGGGCAGGCGGCGAACCTCTCCAGCTCGCTTTCGCGCCAGCGCGCCGCCGATGGCGTCGAGAATGTGCTGACGCGCGACTCGATCGGCCAGTTCCCGGACCAGAATGTGGCGGAATCGCTGCGTCGCCTGCCGGGCCTCAATATCCTGAACGATCAGGGCGAGGGGCGGTTCGTCTCGGTGCGCGGGCTCGATCCGGAGCTGAACGCCGCGTCGATCAACGGCACGCGCGTCCCCGCGCCGGAGAGCGACGTGCGCTCGGTGGCGCTGGACGTCATCCCGAGCGAGCTGATCGAATCGATCGAGGTCAAGAAGACCCTGACGCCGGACATGGATGCTGACACCATCGGCGCGTCCATCGAGATCAACACGACCAGCGCTTTCGACCGCAAGAAGGACCTCTTCTCGGTGAAGCTGGAAGGCAGCTACAATGACTATGCCGACGCGCTGACGCCCAAGAGCAGCTTCGATTTCTCCAAGCGCCTCGGCGACAATTTCGGCATTGCCGGCGGCTTCAGCTACTACAAGCGCAAGTTCGAGACGGACAATATCGAGGCGGCGGACTGGACGGAGTCCGATGCCGGCGTCTATTATGCCGAGGAAGTCCAGTATCGCGATTATGACGTGGAGCGCGAGCGCATCGGCGGCTCGCTGAACCTGGACTGGCGCGTGAGCGACAGCACCAAGCTTTACGCGCGCGGCCTCTACAGCGAGTTCTCGGATCAGGAATATCGCGGCGACATCATCCTCATCATGGACGAGGAGCCGCGCGCCGGCACCGCGACGAGCGCGTCCTTCTCGGACGAGGACGGCCGCATCGAGGTCCGCCGCCGGATGAAGGATCGCTTCGAGAAGCAGCGCATCAAGTCGCTGACCATCGGCGGCGAGACCGAGGCCGGCCCGTGGAAGGCGGTCTATGCAGGGTCCTGGTCGGAGGCGTCGGAGCGGGAGAACGGGTCCGTCGATCCGACGCGGTTCCGCGCGCGCTTCGACGGCGACGGGGTGGGCGTGGATTTCGATTATTCCAACCCGCGCCGCCCGCTGTTCACGATCACCGGGGACACGGACCTCTTCAACGATCCCGAGGAATATGGCTTCAACGAGCTGGAGCACACGGTGCTCTCGGACTCGAAGGACCGCGAATATATGCTGAAGGGCGACCTTTCGCGCGTGTTCGCCTCGGCCGCCGGCTCGTTCACGGTACAGGGCGGCGTCAAGGCGCGCTGGCGCGAGAAGTCCTACGCCCTCCAGTCGGACGTCTATGACGATTATGACGGCGACTATACGCTGGCGGACGTTCTGGGGCGGCAGAGCTATCGCATTGCCGATCTGGGACCGCTCCCCAGCCACACCGGCCCGACCGATTTCTTCAATCGCAACCGCGCGAACTTCGAGCTGAACCAGGTCGATACCGACGTCGCGTCGAACGCGTCCGACTATTCGGTGAAGGAGGATGTCCTTGCCGCTTATCTTCTGGGTCGGTGGGACAGCGAGAAAGTGCGGGTGATCGGCGGCGTGCGCATGGAGCGCACATGGAACGACATCCGCGCCAAGCGCACGCAGATCGTGGCGGAAGGCGACGAATATGAGGGCGTGGAAGTCGAGGAAGACACGGTCTTCGTCACGCCCAACCGGTTCGAGCGCAGCTATACCGACTGGCTGCCCAGCCTGGCGCTGCGTTACGAGCCCTCGGACGGGCTGGTGCTGCGCCTGGGCGGCTACAAGAGCCTCGTGCGCCCCAAGCTCTCCAACCTCGCGCCCCGCATGGAGATCAATGAGGACCGCGAAGTGACCGTGGGCAATCCCGATCTGGCACCCTATCGCGCATGGAATATCGATGCCTCGGCGGAATGGTATTTCAGCAAGAATGCGGCGCTCACCGGCGGCTTCTTCTGGAAGTCGATCGACAATTTCGTGGTGGAGCAGCGCATCACCACGCCGGGGACCATCGATGGCGTGGCCTATACGGAACTGACGACCTACATCAATGGCGACACCGCCAAGGTGAAGGGTGTCGAGCTCTCCTACAACCAGCTCTTCACCTTCCTGCCCGCGCCGTTCGACGGCCTGCTGCTCAACCTCAATTACACCTATACCGACGCGACCGGCACGGTGCTGACCGATGGCGACATCGCCGATCCGCGCAACATTCCGCTGGCCGCCTCGGCACAGAACACGTTCAACATCGTGCTCGGCTACGAGAAGGGGCCGCTCTCGCTGCGTGCGGCGGGCACCTATCGCGACAAATATCTGGACGAACTGGGCGGCGAGGCGGAGCAGGATCGCTATGTCGACGAGCATTTCCAGCTCGACTTTTCCGCCAAGTATCGGCTCACGAAGAATGTCCGTCTGTTCGCGGAATGGATCAACGTGACCGACGCGCCCTATTTCGCCTATCAGAATTACGGCAATGCCAAGCGCATCCTGCAGTATGAGGCGTATAACTGGACCGCCAAGTTCGGCCTTACCGCCAGCTTCTGA
- a CDS encoding TorF family putative porin, with protein MKKYMFAVAFVATSMSPAYAQEEPEVSVSGSVALVSDYRFRGVSQTDEGMAIQGGFTVSHASGAYIGTWGSNLAGWGTFGGSSMELDIYAGYAFPVGAATIDVGGTWFMYPSGADTTDFFEGYVKVSGDLGPVSGLVGVAYAPSQEALGNWSNTPQSVVGDKEDNLYLWGDVSAGIPQTPLTLKAHLGYSDGNPGLGPNGTSIAPTGTYWDWMLGADVALGPVTVGIAYIDTSITNSDRQYILPGFANTRDGTNIAAGKVIGSISVSF; from the coding sequence ATGAAAAAATATATGTTCGCCGTAGCGTTCGTCGCGACGAGCATGTCGCCCGCTTATGCGCAGGAAGAGCCGGAGGTTTCGGTTTCGGGTTCCGTCGCGCTGGTGAGCGATTACCGGTTCCGGGGCGTTTCGCAGACAGACGAAGGCATGGCCATTCAGGGTGGCTTCACCGTGTCTCACGCCAGCGGCGCCTATATCGGCACCTGGGGTTCGAACCTGGCGGGCTGGGGCACGTTCGGCGGGTCCAGCATGGAGCTGGACATCTATGCCGGCTATGCTTTCCCCGTCGGTGCGGCGACCATCGACGTCGGCGGCACCTGGTTCATGTATCCCAGCGGCGCTGACACCACCGACTTCTTCGAAGGCTATGTGAAGGTGAGCGGCGATCTCGGCCCGGTCTCCGGTCTGGTGGGCGTGGCTTATGCGCCTTCCCAGGAAGCGCTCGGCAACTGGTCGAACACGCCGCAGAGCGTCGTCGGCGACAAGGAGGACAATCTCTATCTGTGGGGCGACGTCTCGGCCGGCATCCCGCAGACTCCGCTGACGCTCAAGGCGCATCTCGGCTATTCGGACGGCAATCCCGGCCTTGGCCCGAACGGTACGAGCATCGCGCCGACCGGCACCTACTGGGACTGGATGCTCGGTGCTGACGTGGCGCTGGGCCCGGTGACGGTCGGCATCGCCTATATCGATACCAGCATCACCAACTCGGACCGGCAGTATATCCTCCCCGGCTTCGCCAATACGCGCGACGGCACGAACATCGCCGCCGGCAAGGTGATCGGCTCGATCAGCGTATCCTTCTGA